A stretch of the Ictidomys tridecemlineatus isolate mIctTri1 chromosome 5, mIctTri1.hap1, whole genome shotgun sequence genome encodes the following:
- the Fsd2 gene encoding fibronectin type III and SPRY domain-containing protein 2 isoform X3, which translates to MEEEAGEEPGLDRSTAPKDFHFYNMDLYDSEDRMQIIPQENTRMRREVVQAEMTKDPRGAGERKIQRDLQEEVDDLVHLYGLEDEQELGDEFVEESRMGVSGYLPYGMKRRDPTREQRDWRLGGEAAEAEDLGYGGWGLAGQCQDLREAYRYAHGRSSEEYECYVIPEEEDEEEAEDVFCVTCKTPIRAVEKAFDEHKEHEVTPLNKALESAKDEIHKNMYKLEKQIIEMENFASHLEEVFITVEENFGRQEQNFELHYNEILETLAQKYEEKIQTLGQKKKEKLEALYGQLVSCGENLDTCKELMETIEEMCHEEKVDFLKDAVAMADRLGKFLKTKTDVEISAQPDFEDQTLDFSDVEQLMGSINTIPAPSAPVINPQAPNSATGSSVRVCWSLYSDDTVESYQLSYRPVQDSSLGKDQAEFTVTVKETYCSVANLEPNTQYEFWVIAQNRAGPSPSSERAVYMTAPSPPIIKSKEIRSCEEAAFICWESGNLNPVDSYTVELTQAETPEALGVTESVVGIPTCETLIQLQPRQCYTIYVRALNVGGPSARSDPATVHTTGSYFHLNKNTCHPWLTISKDGFTVVRSERKILTREPLPSKTQFTSISH; encoded by the exons ATGGAGGAGGAAGCTGGGGAGGAACCTGGGCTGGACAGGTCTACTGCCCCTAAGGACTTCCACTTTTATAACATGGATCTGTATGACTCTGAAGACAGAATGCAGATCATTCCACAAGAAAACACTAGAATGAGAAGAGAAGTAGTCCAAGCTGAAATGACCAAGGACCCAAGAGGGGCAGGGGAAAGGAAGATTCAAAGAGACCTTCAAGAGGAAGTGGATGATCTTGTCCATTTATATGGACTTGAAGATGAACAGGAGTTAGGGGATGAGTTTGTTGAGGAAAGCAGAATGGGAGTTTCTGGATATCTTCCTTATGGTATGAAGAGGAGAGACCCAACTAGGGAGCAGAGAGACTGGAGACTTGGAGGAGAGGCAGCTGAGGCTGAGGACCTGGGTTATGGAGGGTGGGGCTTGGCTGGCCAGTGCCAGGACTTGCGGGAAGCCTACAGGTATGCCCATGGCCGTTCCAGTGAAGAGTACGAATGCTACGTTATCCCAGAGGAGGAAGACGAAGAAGAAGCTGAGGATGTTTTTTGTGTCACTTGCAAAACTCCAATCAGAGCTGTTGAGAAGGCTTTTGATGAACACAAGGAGCATGAAGTGACCCCTCTCAATAAAGCACTGGAAAGTGCCAAG GATGAAATTCACAAAAACATGTACAAATTGGAAAAGCAGATTATTGAGATGGAAAATTTTGCAAGTCACTTGGAAGAGGTTTTCATCACCGTGGAG GAGAATTTTGGAAGACAAGAACAAAACTTTGAGTTACATTACAATGAGATCTTGGAAACGCTGGctcaaaaatatgaagaaaaaatacaaactctagggcagaaaaagaaagagaagctggAAGCCTTGTATGGACAACTGGTCAGCTGTGGAGAGAACCTTGACACCTGTAAAGAACTGATGGAAACAATAGAGGAGATGTGTCATGAGGAGAAGGTTGATTTCTTAAAG GATGCAGTGGCTATGGCTGACAG ACTTGGGAAATTCCTAAAAACCAAAACAGATGTGGAAATCTCTGCACAGCCTGATTTTGAAGACCAGACTTTGGACTTTTCTGATGTGGAGCAGCTGATGGGATCCATTAATACCATTCCAG ctcCTTCTGCTCCAGTGATAAATCCACAGGCCCCCAACTCAGCTACAGGTTCCTCGGTCCGGGTGTGCTGGAGCTTATACTCTGATGACACTGTGGAGAGCTATCAGCTATCCTACCGGCCAGTGCAAGACAGCTCACTTGGAAAGGACCAAGCAG agttTACAGTGACCGTCAAAGAAACATATTGCTCAGTGGCAAACCTTGAACCAAATACCCAGTATGAATTTTGGGTCATTGCTCAGAACAGAGCTGGCCCCAGTCCTTCCAGCGAGCGTGCAGTATACATGACAG CCCCATCTCCTCCCATTATAAAAAGCAAAGAGATAAGGAGCTGTGAAGAGGCTGCATTCATTTGCTGGGAGTCTGGGAATCTGAATCCTGTGGACTCATACACAGTGGAGCTGACCCAAGCAGAAACACCAGAAGCCTTGGGAGTAACTGA GTCTGTTGTGGGCATCCCAACCTGTGAGACCCTGATACAGCTACAGCCCAGGCAGTGCTATACCATCTACGTGAGAGCCCTCAATGTTGGGGGTCCCAGCGCCAGGAGTGATCCTGCTACAGTCCACACCACAG GAAGCTACTTTCACCTGAACAAGAACACCTGCCATCCCTGGTTGACCATTTCTAAAGATGGGTTTACAGTGGTGCGAAGTGAAAGGAAAATCCTTACAAGAGAGCCGCTACCCAGCAAGACCCAGTTTACCAG CATCAGCCACTGA